GTTGACCAAGTCAGTTTAGAAATCAAAACCGGCTCGTTAGTCGCCTTACTAGGGCCGTCGGGATCTGGGAAATCAACGCTGCTGCGGCTGATTGCCGGTTTAGAAACCCCCGATGCCGGTAAAATTTGGCTCACCGGCACCGATGCCACCCATCAAAGCGTTCAAGAACGTAACATTGGGTTTGTCTTCCAGCACTACGCCCTGTTTAAACACCTCACCGTGCGGCAGAATATTGCCTTTGGTTTAGAAATCCAAAAAATAGCCAAAGCCAAAGTGAAAGCGCGAGTTGAAGAACTGCTCGAACTGATTCAATTAAAAGGTTTGGGAGATCGTTATCCTTCCCAACTCTCTGGAGGTCAGCGACAGCGAGTTGCCTTAGCCAGGGCTTTGGCGGTGCAACCGAAAGTTTTATTACTAGATGAACCGTTTGGTGCTTTAGACGCGAAAGTTCGCAAAGACTTGCGGGCTTGGCTGCGCCGGCTGCATGATGAAGTTCACGTCACAACCGTTTTTGTTACCCACGACCAAGAAGAAGCAA
Above is a genomic segment from Microcoleus sp. FACHB-68 containing:
- a CDS encoding TOBE-like domain-containing protein; amino-acid sequence: MGIFVENVSKHFGSFQAVDQVSLEIKTGSLVALLGPSGSGKSTLLRLIAGLETPDAGKIWLTGTDATHQSVQERNIGFVFQHYALFKHLTVRQNIAFGLEIQKIAKAKVKARVEELLELIQLKGLGDRYPSQLSGGQRQRVALARALAVQPKVLLLDEPFGALDAKVRKDLRAWLRRLHDEVHVTTVFVTHDQEEAMEVADEIVITNKGRIEQVGTPAEIYDNPATAFVMSFIGPVNVLPSTSGIFHSSRIDSAQPQIFLRPHDVLVQTKPHTDTAPARIKRLVHLGWEIQAELALDDGQVVTAHLSRERFDELQLEPQQRVYVKPKEAKSFPIYYSI